A single region of the Deefgea piscis genome encodes:
- a CDS encoding efflux RND transporter permease subunit, whose protein sequence is MFSKFFIERPIFASVISIIIVILGLAGMKSLPIEQYPGITPPVVSVTAFFPGATPEVIAQTVAAPLEQQINGVEKMLYVQSGSASNGQMNMNVYFAIGTDPDQATINVNNRVSAAMAQLPEEVKRQGVTVKKKSTSILNVIAINSPNGRYDTTYLSNYALLNIVDEIKRIPGVGDLTMFGGTDYAMRVWLRPDRLAQLSLTPSDVISAIREQNAQFSAGKIGAQPTTEAIDFTYTVNAQGRLKSVEEFNNIIVRSTADGATIRLKDVARVEIGGKDYDLKASINGKSAVAMGIYLQPGANAIGVAAAITKKMDELKKRFPEGIEYSIPYDTTTFVKISIEEVVHTLAEAIVLVFLVVYLFLQNFRATLIPCIAVPISLIGTFAGMLAFGFSINLLTLFGLVLAIGIVVDDAIVVLENVERIMSETKCSAKDASIKAMEEVSGPVVAIVLVLCAVFLPVAFMGGMTGVMYQQFAVTIAISVVISGIVALTLTPALCAIMLKNAHHEPNRFFKAFNRNFDKITNGYVSGVSFLNRRVAIAFMIFAGIIASMFVLLKQVPSSLVPDEDQGYLLSAVMLPDAASLNRTEATSASFDKMLMANKNVENVVSFAGFDLLSGAVISSGGVSFVTLKDWSERQGKGDSSFDLANTFQGMAYMGIKDGFAATFNPPPISGMSTTGGIEGYYQNRGTGDIATFSAAVNEFVAQAKKRPEFASVSTTFRANVPQIYLDLDREKAKALGVNVNQVFDAMSATFGQVYVNDFNQFGRTYRVQLQSEADYRARPDDIRNVYVRSDKGTMIPLTSLVHVKTSMGPELVERFNVFQAAKIMATPAQGVSSGQAIKALEEVEAEMGATDYKLEWTGSAYQEQASSGTAATAFLMGILMVFLILAAQYERWSLPFAVITAVPFALFGALLAVYLTGQTNNVYFQVGLITLVGLAAKNAILIVEFAIMKYEEGETLLNAALEAARLRFRPIVMTSLAFILGCVPLVTSSGAGSGSRFALGVPVIGGMLAATFIAIFFIPLFFRLIMQMTEKKSKPEGENHA, encoded by the coding sequence ATGTTTTCTAAATTTTTTATTGAACGGCCCATCTTTGCCAGCGTGATCTCGATCATTATCGTGATCCTTGGCCTCGCTGGGATGAAGTCTTTGCCGATTGAGCAATACCCGGGGATTACTCCGCCGGTTGTATCGGTCACAGCGTTTTTTCCTGGCGCGACTCCTGAAGTCATCGCACAAACTGTTGCCGCACCACTAGAGCAACAGATTAATGGCGTTGAAAAAATGCTTTATGTGCAATCTGGCTCTGCCTCAAACGGCCAGATGAATATGAACGTTTATTTCGCCATTGGTACGGATCCCGATCAAGCCACCATTAACGTGAACAATCGCGTTTCTGCGGCGATGGCGCAATTACCTGAAGAGGTAAAACGCCAAGGTGTGACGGTCAAAAAGAAATCGACTTCGATCTTGAACGTGATTGCGATCAACTCACCGAATGGCCGGTACGATACAACCTACCTATCCAACTATGCATTACTGAATATTGTTGATGAAATAAAACGCATTCCTGGCGTGGGTGATTTGACGATGTTCGGGGGTACTGATTACGCAATGCGCGTATGGCTACGTCCTGATCGCTTAGCCCAATTAAGCCTAACGCCAAGCGATGTGATTAGCGCGATTCGCGAACAAAATGCGCAATTCTCTGCGGGTAAAATTGGCGCACAGCCAACCACAGAAGCCATTGACTTCACTTATACCGTCAACGCACAAGGCCGCCTTAAATCAGTAGAAGAATTTAATAACATCATCGTACGCTCAACCGCTGATGGTGCAACGATTCGACTTAAAGACGTCGCTCGCGTTGAAATTGGCGGCAAGGATTACGACCTTAAAGCCAGTATTAATGGCAAATCAGCCGTCGCCATGGGGATTTATTTACAACCAGGCGCCAATGCCATCGGTGTTGCAGCAGCAATCACCAAAAAAATGGACGAGCTAAAAAAACGTTTCCCCGAAGGCATTGAATACTCAATCCCATACGACACCACAACCTTCGTTAAAATTTCAATCGAAGAAGTTGTTCATACGCTAGCTGAAGCCATCGTATTGGTGTTTTTGGTGGTGTATCTGTTTCTACAAAACTTTAGAGCAACGCTTATTCCGTGTATTGCAGTGCCAATTTCATTAATTGGTACTTTTGCCGGTATGCTCGCGTTTGGCTTCTCTATCAACTTATTGACTCTATTTGGTTTAGTGCTGGCCATTGGTATCGTGGTCGATGATGCAATCGTGGTGCTTGAGAACGTCGAACGGATCATGAGTGAAACGAAGTGCTCAGCCAAAGACGCCTCAATTAAAGCGATGGAAGAAGTATCTGGCCCCGTCGTGGCGATTGTTTTAGTGCTTTGCGCGGTATTCTTGCCCGTCGCCTTTATGGGCGGCATGACCGGTGTGATGTACCAACAGTTTGCCGTTACCATTGCGATTTCAGTCGTGATTTCCGGCATTGTGGCATTAACGCTCACGCCAGCACTGTGCGCGATTATGCTTAAAAACGCACACCATGAGCCAAATCGCTTCTTTAAAGCGTTTAACCGTAATTTCGATAAAATCACCAACGGCTATGTGAGCGGCGTGTCATTTTTAAATCGCCGCGTTGCCATTGCGTTTATGATTTTTGCCGGCATTATTGCTTCGATGTTCGTCTTGCTAAAACAAGTGCCTAGCTCTTTGGTACCCGATGAAGATCAAGGTTACTTGCTCAGTGCGGTAATGCTGCCTGACGCTGCCTCACTCAATCGCACCGAAGCCACCAGCGCTAGCTTTGACAAAATGCTCATGGCGAATAAAAACGTTGAAAACGTTGTGTCATTTGCTGGTTTTGACCTACTTTCTGGCGCTGTCATTAGTAGCGGCGGCGTTTCTTTCGTCACCCTCAAAGACTGGTCTGAACGACAAGGTAAAGGCGACAGCTCATTTGATCTAGCCAACACCTTCCAAGGCATGGCATATATGGGCATTAAAGACGGCTTTGCAGCCACCTTTAACCCCCCTCCAATTAGCGGTATGTCAACGACTGGCGGTATTGAGGGTTACTACCAAAATCGTGGCACAGGTGACATTGCGACCTTCTCTGCGGCAGTCAATGAATTTGTGGCACAAGCTAAAAAACGCCCCGAATTCGCGAGTGTCTCAACCACATTCCGCGCCAATGTACCGCAAATCTATCTTGATCTTGATCGAGAAAAAGCCAAAGCACTTGGCGTGAATGTGAACCAAGTTTTTGATGCAATGTCTGCCACCTTTGGTCAGGTTTATGTCAATGACTTTAACCAGTTTGGCCGTACTTACCGCGTTCAATTGCAATCTGAAGCCGACTATCGCGCTCGCCCAGACGATATTCGTAACGTCTACGTGCGTTCAGACAAAGGCACAATGATTCCACTGACTAGCTTGGTTCATGTTAAGACATCAATGGGGCCAGAGCTGGTTGAGCGTTTTAATGTATTCCAAGCTGCAAAAATCATGGCAACACCCGCTCAAGGCGTAAGCTCAGGGCAGGCAATTAAAGCACTGGAAGAAGTCGAAGCTGAAATGGGCGCTACTGACTACAAACTTGAATGGACTGGCTCAGCGTATCAAGAGCAAGCATCAAGTGGCACTGCCGCGACTGCATTCTTGATGGGTATTTTGATGGTGTTCTTAATCTTGGCTGCACAGTATGAGCGCTGGAGTTTGCCATTTGCGGTCATCACTGCTGTGCCATTTGCGTTGTTTGGTGCCCTACTGGCGGTATACCTCACTGGTCAGACCAATAACGTTTACTTCCAGGTGGGTCTCATTACCTTAGTAGGATTGGCGGCTAAAAATGCGATTCTAATCGTTGAATTTGCCATTATGAAATACGAAGAAGGTGAAACACTACTCAATGCAGCACTCGAAGCAGCTCGTTTACGCTTTCGCCCTATCGTTATGACCTCACTGGCCTTTATCTTAGGTTGTGTACCGCTAGTAACCTCCAGCGGCGCAGGTTCAGGTAGCCGTTTTGCACTGGGTGTGCCGGTAATTGGCGGCATGTTGGCAGCCACATTTATTGCCATTTTCTTTATTCCACTCTTTTTCCGACTGATCATGCAAATGACAGAGAAAAAATCAAAACCAGAAGGAGAGAATCATGCTTAA
- a CDS encoding DUF4124 domain-containing protein yields the protein MRSLILLLCVLSVGAQAEVYKWKDDSGKVVYSDQPPPAAKAKAQPLGFKETIIITEVPKTVVASAVAVKASTPATAVSSPTTPTKLAKDEQACAAAEKRLAFLKGAKLFKQVSNQNGDMEYLPYKQKEQEIAEKTVFIEKNCR from the coding sequence ATGCGTAGTTTGATTCTGTTGTTATGCGTTTTAAGTGTTGGGGCTCAGGCTGAAGTTTATAAGTGGAAAGACGATTCAGGTAAGGTGGTGTATTCTGATCAACCGCCGCCTGCCGCTAAGGCCAAGGCGCAGCCACTTGGGTTTAAAGAAACAATTATTATTACTGAAGTGCCGAAGACTGTCGTTGCATCCGCAGTGGCGGTTAAAGCTTCGACGCCTGCTACTGCAGTATCATCGCCGACTACTCCTACCAAGCTGGCGAAAGATGAGCAGGCCTGTGCTGCGGCAGAGAAGCGATTGGCCTTTTTGAAGGGGGCCAAGCTATTTAAACAAGTGAGCAATCAAAACGGGGATATGGAGTACTTGCCTTACAAACAAAAAGAGCAAGAAATCGCCGAAAAAACTGTTTTTATTGAAAAAAACTGTCGCTAA
- a CDS encoding YgjP-like metallopeptidase domain-containing protein, with protein MKPLKYLSAYPEHIQQRVIAMISAQQLGPLLAQRYPNQHGIQTDKMLYDYTLAIKNEFLKNAPAISKVIFDSKIKDIQHALGTHMQISRIQGNKLKAKHEIRIASLFKNTPPEFLKMITTHELAHLKIKEHNKAFYQLCQHIEPQYMQLEFDLRLYLTHLEHQASLA; from the coding sequence ATGAAACCCTTGAAATATCTAAGCGCATATCCTGAGCATATTCAACAACGCGTCATTGCCATGATTTCCGCTCAACAACTCGGGCCACTACTTGCTCAGCGCTATCCAAATCAGCACGGCATTCAAACCGACAAAATGCTGTATGACTATACGCTTGCAATTAAAAATGAATTCTTAAAAAATGCGCCCGCCATCTCGAAAGTTATCTTTGACAGTAAAATCAAAGACATTCAACATGCCTTGGGCACACACATGCAAATTTCACGCATTCAAGGCAATAAACTAAAAGCAAAGCATGAAATTCGCATTGCCAGTTTATTTAAAAACACGCCGCCAGAATTTTTAAAGATGATTACAACACACGAGTTGGCACATCTTAAAATCAAAGAGCACAACAAAGCCTTTTATCAGCTATGCCAACATATTGAACCACAATATATGCAGCTTGAATTTGATTTGCGCCTGTATCTCACTCACTTAGAGCATCAAGCATCGCTAGCATGA
- a CDS encoding efflux transporter outer membrane subunit, producing the protein MLKTILSLSVALAFTGCAFTPDNVLPKTELPTAMEAKVSVEKNWWTQFNDPVLNQLVATALENSQNLALVTAKVDEARARLGIADSAKLPRIDLSGLGARAQASQNSTGLDLPPSNNFQLAGQASWEIDFWGRVRNTATAAQQDLMAFEYNRDAAILALTTEVTQNYFNLRALDAQLEITKHTVQSRFEAYDLQQKRYRGGVTSELDVKQAEVELANARSNLPDFKEAITRLESALSVLVGQSPRAMMEQGIGRGKSISELQIDNEIPDQLSSELLLQRPDIAQAEANLLATRARVQVARAAYFPRISLTGLLGVQSNSLDTLFNQGTRGWSFAGDLAMPLFNGGLTAAQIDQAKAQEKQAVAQYQLAIQTAFAETRSSLIVNQTVQAKTGFEQTQVSALKQQLKLATLRYDNGYSSYLEVLDAQRSLFNSQLNLVKAQRNQINARVELYKALGGGWSKIQAVE; encoded by the coding sequence ATGCTTAAAACCATTCTTTCCCTCAGCGTCGCCCTCGCCTTTACCGGCTGCGCTTTCACACCAGACAATGTATTGCCAAAAACTGAGCTCCCCACAGCAATGGAAGCCAAGGTGTCGGTAGAAAAAAACTGGTGGACTCAATTTAATGACCCAGTTTTAAATCAACTGGTCGCGACGGCGCTGGAAAACAGCCAGAACTTGGCTTTAGTCACGGCCAAAGTCGATGAAGCTCGCGCTCGTTTAGGGATTGCGGATTCAGCCAAACTGCCACGGATCGATCTCAGTGGTCTTGGTGCACGCGCCCAGGCATCGCAAAACAGCACCGGACTTGATTTGCCGCCGAGCAACAACTTCCAACTGGCAGGCCAAGCATCTTGGGAGATTGATTTCTGGGGACGGGTACGAAACACCGCCACTGCAGCGCAACAAGACCTGATGGCGTTTGAGTACAATCGTGACGCCGCAATTTTGGCGCTCACCACCGAGGTGACGCAGAACTACTTCAATTTGCGGGCTTTGGATGCGCAACTAGAGATCACCAAGCACACGGTTCAATCTCGTTTTGAAGCGTATGATTTGCAACAAAAACGCTATCGTGGCGGCGTCACATCAGAATTAGATGTGAAACAAGCAGAAGTTGAGCTCGCCAATGCGCGAAGTAATTTGCCTGATTTTAAGGAGGCAATTACACGACTTGAAAGTGCACTCAGCGTCTTGGTCGGACAATCTCCGCGCGCCATGATGGAGCAAGGTATTGGACGCGGCAAATCGATTTCTGAACTACAAATCGACAATGAAATTCCGGACCAACTGAGCTCAGAATTATTGTTGCAACGCCCAGATATCGCCCAAGCAGAAGCTAATTTATTAGCCACACGCGCTCGAGTGCAAGTTGCTCGCGCAGCTTACTTTCCACGCATCTCGCTTACGGGCTTGCTTGGCGTGCAAAGTAACAGCTTAGACACCTTATTTAATCAAGGCACTCGAGGCTGGTCTTTTGCGGGCGATTTAGCTATGCCTCTGTTTAATGGTGGCCTAACAGCAGCGCAAATTGATCAAGCAAAAGCACAAGAAAAGCAAGCTGTTGCGCAGTATCAACTTGCAATTCAAACCGCATTTGCCGAAACCCGCTCAAGCTTAATTGTTAATCAAACGGTACAAGCTAAAACTGGTTTTGAACAAACACAAGTGAGCGCATTAAAGCAGCAGCTAAAACTAGCTACACTCCGTTATGACAATGGATACTCAAGTTATCTTGAAGTGCTTGATGCACAACGTAGTTTATTTAACTCTCAATTAAATTTGGTTAAAGCACAACGCAACCAAATTAATGCCAGAGTTGAGCTGTATAAAGCCCTTGGCGGTGGCTGGTCTAAAATACAAGCAGTGGAGTAA
- the rfaD gene encoding ADP-glyceromanno-heptose 6-epimerase — protein sequence MSIVVTGAAGFIGSNIIKTLNERGEFDIIAVDNLTRGDKFKNLVDLKIAHYLDKNDFIEELAAGAFDGAISAIIHQGACSDTMEHNGKYMMDNNYQYTLALFDWCQSEQVQFLYASSAATYGNGDNGFIETPDCESPLNVYGYSKLLFDQVLRERIANGEITAQVAGFRYFNVYGPREWHKERMASVAFHHFNQYQATGKVKLFGEYGGYPAGGHTRDFVSVEDVVKVNLWFLDNPEVCGIYNVGTGHSQPFNDIAITAVNTCRELAGLPVLSLEELLAQGILEYTEFPDALKGKYQCFTEADLTLLREAGYAEKFLTVQEGVRRYIQALLRN from the coding sequence ATGAGTATTGTTGTAACAGGTGCTGCAGGCTTTATTGGTTCGAATATTATTAAAACGCTCAATGAGCGCGGTGAATTTGATATTATTGCCGTTGATAATTTAACGCGCGGCGATAAATTTAAAAATTTAGTCGATTTGAAAATTGCGCATTACTTAGATAAAAATGATTTTATCGAAGAATTAGCCGCAGGTGCTTTTGATGGTGCAATTAGTGCCATTATTCATCAAGGTGCATGTTCCGATACCATGGAGCATAATGGCAAATATATGATGGATAATAACTATCAATATACTTTGGCATTGTTTGATTGGTGTCAGTCAGAGCAAGTGCAGTTTCTTTATGCTTCTTCTGCAGCAACTTATGGTAATGGTGATAATGGTTTTATTGAAACACCTGACTGTGAAAGCCCGCTTAATGTTTATGGTTATTCGAAATTACTTTTTGATCAAGTATTGCGTGAACGAATTGCCAATGGTGAAATAACTGCACAAGTCGCTGGTTTCCGTTATTTTAATGTGTATGGCCCACGAGAATGGCATAAAGAAAGAATGGCGTCGGTGGCATTCCATCATTTTAATCAATATCAAGCAACCGGAAAAGTTAAGCTATTTGGCGAGTACGGCGGTTATCCTGCTGGCGGCCATACGCGCGATTTTGTCTCTGTTGAAGATGTCGTGAAAGTCAATCTGTGGTTTTTAGATAATCCTGAAGTGTGCGGCATTTACAATGTGGGCACAGGGCATTCGCAGCCATTTAATGATATTGCGATTACGGCGGTCAATACTTGCCGTGAGTTAGCTGGCTTGCCGGTGTTATCGTTAGAAGAGTTGTTGGCGCAAGGTATCTTAGAATACACTGAGTTTCCTGATGCTTTGAAAGGGAAGTATCAGTGCTTTACTGAGGCGGATTTAACCTTGTTGCGAGAAGCTGGCTATGCTGAGAAGTTTCTGACTGTGCAAGAAGGTGTGCGTCGTTATATACAAGCATTGCTGCGCAATTAA